A genomic region of Pogoniulus pusillus isolate bPogPus1 unplaced genomic scaffold, bPogPus1.pri scaffold_50_arrow_ctg1, whole genome shotgun sequence contains the following coding sequences:
- the LOC135174181 gene encoding olfactory receptor 14I1-like, translating into MSNSSSITHFLLLPFPGTWQLQLLHFCLFLAIYLTALLGNSLIIATIAWDHHLHTPMYFFLLNLSILDLGSISTIVPKTMANFLWGTRDISYVGCVAQVFLFVFFLSAEYFLLTIMAYDRYVAICRSLHYGTLLGSRACAHLAAAVWASGFLYTLLHTANTFSLPLCQGNAVHQFFCEIPQILKLSCSSFYLREFRLLVFSALVFLGCFVFIVVSYVQIFRAVLRMPSEQGRHKAFTTSLPHLAVISLFLGTAIFACLKPPSISSQILTLLAAGLYSLVPPAVNPLIYSLRNQELKKAVWKLLKMLSRSYRVSVFFTL; encoded by the coding sequence ATgtccaacagcagctccatcacccacttcctcctgctgccattcccaggcacatggcagctgcagctgctgcacttctgcctcttcctggccaTCTACCTGACTGCTCTCCTGGGCAACAGCCTCATCATCGCCACCATAGCCTGGGACCaccacctgcacacccccatgtacttcttcctcctcaacctCTCCATCCTTGATTTGGGATCCATCTCCACCATTGTGCCCAAGACCATGGCCAATTTCCTCTGGGGTACCAGGGACATCTCCTATGTTGGATGTGTTGCACAAGTTTTCctctttgtcttttttctttcagcagAGTATTTTCTCCTCACCATCATGGCCTACGACCGCTACGTTGCCATCTGCAGATCCCTGCACTatggcaccctcctgggcagcagagcttgtgcccacctggcagcagctgtctgGGCCAGTGGCTTTCTCTAtactctgctgcacacagccaatacattttccctgcccctctgccagggcaatgcTGTGCACCAGTTCTTCTGTGAGATCCCTCAGATCCTCAAGCTCTCCTGCTCTAGCTTTTACCTCAGGGAATTTCGACTTCTTGTCTTTAGTGCTTTAGTCTTTCTGGGATGTTTTGTGTTCATTGTGGTGTCCTATGTGCAGAtcttcagggcagtgctgaggatgccCTCTGAGCAGGGACGCCACAAAGCCTTTACCACCAGCCTCCCTCACCTGGCTGTGATCTCCCTATTTTTGGGCACTGCCATATTTGCCTGTTTGAAGCCTCCCTCTATCTCCTCCCAAATCCTGACTCTTTTGGCTGCCGGTCTGTACTCATtggtgcctccagcagtgaACCCCCTCATTTATAGCCTGAGGAACCAGGAGCTTAAGAAAGCAGTTTGGAAACTTTTGAAAATGCTTTCCAGAAGCTATAGGGTGTCTGTGTTCTTCACCCTGTGA